TTCGTTTACTTCAGCTTCATTGAGTTGTTGCTGCTGCTCCGGAGTCCATTCATCCTCAAATTTAATCATCACCAAGGGCATTTGCTCAGGTTTAATCATTTGTTCTAGTTTCATCAACCTATTTTTTATGTTCATTGGCTTGTTCCAATGCAGTTAAACGTTTCTCCAGTTCATCCATTTCTTTGATCCTTGCCAATGTACCTAGGCTAGTTAGTAGTGCGCTTCCTTGGCTTGGCGCAAGTGTTCCGTTAGCAACGGCCAGAATAATTGATTGTCCTTGCGTGGACAAATCGGCATCTACCGGAAAACTGATCTTTACGGATTGCTCCATTGATTTAACTGGTGGTATAACCCGCTCCAGTAATAACTTGGCTGCTTGCGGATCGCCTTCCTTAGCTTTAATGACTAGCTGCCCGATAATTTCCGGTAGATGCTGGGCAATGTTCTCCCTTAACCGTGCAACCTTTCCAGTACCGGGGCTTCGGCCACGTGGATTACCGCTTTCTCCTTTCTTCCAACGTCCACGCTCTTCTTTTGCTGCCGTCATTGCTTTTCTCCTGCTTTAACAAGCGAGAGCTCATTAGTCATAGTGGGTGAATTCTCAATTCTCTTCATAGTTCTCTCCCTTGAGAGAACTGGATTTCCATTGCTGGACAATGATTTAAGCTTCCACCTCTCCAGTTCTCTAGCCCTCTATTACACCCCCATAGAAAAGTATTTTTATACTTAGTAGAGAAAAACAGAGAGAATAGAGAATTATTACTTAAAACCCTTACCCAGTAACGCTTTCCCAGTTCTCTACTGTGAGAGAACTGGAGGAGAACTAGAGAACAGAGAAACATTTAGTCCCCCCATCTTCACAATACCTAATTTGACGAGTGTCTAT
The DNA window shown above is from Nitrosomonas sp. Is35 and carries:
- a CDS encoding DUF5681 domain-containing protein, producing the protein MTAAKEERGRWKKGESGNPRGRSPGTGKVARLRENIAQHLPEIIGQLVIKAKEGDPQAAKLLLERVIPPVKSMEQSVKISFPVDADLSTQGQSIILAVANGTLAPSQGSALLTSLGTLARIKEMDELEKRLTALEQANEHKK